One Hydrogenophaga crassostreae genomic region harbors:
- the paaD gene encoding 1,2-phenylacetyl-CoA epoxidase subunit PaaD: protein MVTALATPTSLGAIEAALAHLSDPEIPVVSLKELGILRGVRTGVDGVAEVVITPTYSGCPAMDQIEDDVVAALKAIGAKARVVTQLTPAWTTDWMSDVAREKLRAYGIAPPQCSSSNEASHGTVKFSRHAVRSETVPCPQCRSPNTTEVSSFGSTACKAQYRCLDCLEPFDYFKPY from the coding sequence GTGGTGACCGCACTGGCAACACCCACCTCGCTCGGCGCCATCGAAGCGGCGCTGGCCCACCTGAGTGACCCGGAAATCCCCGTGGTTTCGCTCAAGGAGTTGGGCATTTTGCGGGGTGTTCGCACGGGTGTGGATGGTGTGGCCGAGGTGGTGATCACACCCACCTACAGCGGCTGCCCGGCCATGGACCAGATTGAGGACGATGTGGTCGCCGCGCTCAAAGCCATCGGTGCCAAAGCCCGCGTGGTCACTCAGCTCACCCCCGCCTGGACCACCGACTGGATGAGCGATGTGGCGCGCGAAAAACTGCGCGCCTATGGCATCGCGCCGCCCCAATGCAGCAGTTCGAACGAGGCCAGCCATGGCACCGTGAAATTCAGCCGCCATGCGGTGCGCTCGGAAACCGTGCCATGCCCTCAATGCCGCTCGCCCAACACCACCGAGGTGTCGTCCTTCGGGTCGACCGCCTGCAAAGCGCAATACCGGTGCCTGGATTGCCTGGAACCGTTTGACTATTTCAAGCCGTATTAA
- a CDS encoding TlyA family RNA methyltransferase: MRVDQLLVERGLAASRSQAQRLIAAGVRWRLGDGPWKTVVKNGDELRETAELELLDAAESRFVSRGGLKLEAALKHTGIDATGLHCLDVGQSSGGFTDALLQGGASGVIGVDVGQAQLHPRLRTDPRVVCIEKCNARDMTSETINEAGVEDASFDLIVGDLSFISQTLVWPALVPLLRPAGQMLMLVKPQFELQPAQIGKGGLVKDASSYEVVRERIAQTCADSGLQLQDYFESAITGGDGNREFFVWAR, encoded by the coding sequence ATGCGCGTTGATCAATTGCTCGTCGAACGCGGTCTGGCCGCCTCACGCTCCCAGGCGCAGCGGCTGATTGCGGCTGGTGTGCGCTGGCGACTGGGCGACGGGCCATGGAAAACCGTTGTGAAAAACGGTGACGAATTGCGTGAAACAGCTGAGCTGGAATTGCTGGACGCGGCCGAGTCACGGTTCGTCTCACGCGGAGGCTTGAAGCTCGAAGCGGCGTTGAAGCACACCGGGATCGATGCGACGGGGCTGCATTGTCTGGACGTGGGGCAAAGCAGCGGGGGGTTCACCGATGCTTTGCTGCAGGGCGGCGCCTCGGGCGTGATCGGCGTCGATGTCGGTCAGGCTCAGTTGCACCCCCGATTGCGCACCGACCCGCGTGTGGTGTGCATTGAAAAATGCAACGCCCGGGACATGACATCGGAAACGATCAACGAAGCGGGCGTGGAAGATGCCAGCTTCGATCTGATCGTGGGCGATCTGTCGTTCATCTCCCAGACGCTGGTGTGGCCAGCGCTGGTGCCGCTGTTGCGACCTGCCGGACAGATGCTGATGCTGGTCAAGCCGCAGTTTGAATTGCAACCCGCGCAGATCGGCAAAGGCGGCTTGGTGAAAGACGCGTCGAGCTACGAAGTGGTGCGAGAACGCATCGCGCAGACCTGTGCCGACAGCGGCTTGCAACTGCAAGATTATTTTGAGAGTGCCATCACCGGCGGTGACGGCAACCGAGAGTTTTTTGTCTGGGCCCGGTGA
- a CDS encoding HAD-IIB family hydrolase: MSLLPLSHWPSSERVQVHGVLTDIDDTLTCEGVIAQEALDALSKLHAAGLPVFAITGRPAGWSEAFSLSWPVNAIVAENGAVALSKGSDGQLVKRYLQSADARRANFTRLQSVAQAILQALPHVRLATDSPGRETDIAIDHSEFAHLNPADIERVAGLMRDGGLNATVSSIHINGWIGDHDKLAGARWIVKAHLGRDIDAELAHWVYVGDSTNDARMFGHFPHSVGVANVARFVDQLEHLPRYVAPSERGAGFAEVTHALLSARQPAGAP; the protein is encoded by the coding sequence ATGAGTCTTTTACCCCTTTCCCACTGGCCCTCGAGCGAGCGCGTGCAGGTGCACGGCGTGTTGACCGACATTGACGACACCCTCACCTGCGAAGGTGTGATCGCCCAGGAGGCGCTGGACGCATTGAGCAAACTGCATGCGGCAGGTCTGCCGGTTTTTGCCATCACCGGGCGCCCTGCAGGCTGGAGCGAAGCGTTCTCGCTGTCCTGGCCGGTCAACGCCATCGTGGCCGAGAACGGCGCGGTGGCCTTGTCAAAAGGGTCAGACGGCCAGTTGGTTAAGCGTTACCTGCAAAGTGCAGACGCCCGGCGCGCCAACTTCACCCGCTTGCAAAGCGTGGCCCAGGCCATTCTGCAAGCCCTGCCCCACGTGCGTCTGGCCACCGACAGCCCGGGCCGGGAAACCGACATCGCCATCGACCACAGCGAATTCGCCCACCTGAACCCGGCCGACATTGAGCGGGTCGCGGGGCTGATGCGGGATGGAGGCCTCAACGCCACGGTGAGCTCCATCCACATCAACGGCTGGATTGGCGACCACGACAAACTCGCTGGCGCGCGCTGGATCGTGAAAGCGCATCTGGGTCGCGACATCGATGCCGAGTTGGCCCACTGGGTCTATGTGGGCGACTCCACCAACGACGCCCGCATGTTTGGCCATTTTCCGCACAGCGTGGGGGTGGCGAATGTGGCGCGCTTCGTCGATCAACTTGAACACCTGCCCCGCTATGTTGCCCCCAGCGAGCGCGGCGCAGGCTTTGCGGAAGTGACCCACGCCCTGCTTTCGGCGCGCCAGCCGGCGGGTGCGCCCTGA
- a CDS encoding O-acetylhomoserine aminocarboxypropyltransferase/cysteine synthase family protein, whose product MKIETLAVHGGYTPDPTTKAVAVPIYQTVAYAFDNTQHGADLFDLKVAGNIYSRIMNPTNGVLEARLAAIEGGVAALVVASGMAAITAAIQTIAEAGDNIVSSSRLYGGTYNLFAHTFPQQGIEVRFADPADPASFAKLIDERTKAVFCESIGNPLGNVTDIGALAEVAHAGGVPLIVDNTVTSPYLCRPFEHGADIVVHSLTKYIGGHGTTIGGAIVDSGKFPWAEHKARFKRLNEPDVSYHGVVYTEALGAAAFIGRARVVPLRNMGAALSPMAAFQLLQGMETLPLRMDRICENALAIATHLKNHPKVAWVNYAGLPDHASNPLVKKYMGGKASGIISFGLKSADAIAAGTRFQDALQLFTRLVNIGDAKSLACHPATTTHRQLNAEEMVKAGVSTDMVRLSIGIEHIDDLMADLNQALDQV is encoded by the coding sequence ATGAAGATTGAGACCCTCGCCGTGCACGGCGGTTACACCCCTGACCCGACCACCAAGGCGGTGGCCGTGCCGATTTACCAGACCGTGGCCTATGCGTTTGACAACACGCAACACGGCGCAGACCTGTTCGACCTCAAGGTGGCGGGCAACATCTACAGCCGCATCATGAATCCGACCAATGGCGTGCTGGAAGCGCGCCTGGCGGCCATAGAGGGCGGCGTGGCCGCACTCGTGGTGGCCTCGGGCATGGCGGCCATCACGGCGGCTATCCAGACCATCGCTGAAGCCGGTGACAACATCGTCTCCAGCTCGCGCCTCTACGGCGGCACCTACAACCTGTTTGCCCACACCTTCCCGCAGCAAGGCATCGAAGTGCGCTTCGCCGACCCGGCCGATCCGGCGTCGTTTGCCAAGCTGATCGACGAGCGCACCAAGGCGGTGTTCTGCGAGTCCATTGGTAACCCCCTGGGCAACGTGACCGACATCGGTGCGCTGGCCGAGGTGGCCCACGCCGGTGGCGTTCCGCTGATCGTGGACAACACCGTGACGAGCCCTTATCTGTGCCGGCCGTTTGAACACGGCGCCGACATCGTGGTGCATTCGCTGACCAAATACATTGGCGGCCACGGCACCACCATCGGCGGCGCGATCGTCGACAGCGGCAAGTTCCCTTGGGCCGAGCACAAAGCGCGTTTCAAGCGCCTGAACGAACCCGATGTGAGCTACCACGGTGTGGTCTATACCGAAGCGCTGGGTGCGGCCGCCTTCATTGGCCGCGCCCGCGTGGTGCCGTTGCGCAACATGGGTGCCGCGCTCTCGCCCATGGCTGCTTTCCAGTTGCTGCAAGGCATGGAAACCCTGCCGCTGCGCATGGACCGCATTTGTGAAAACGCCCTGGCCATCGCCACCCATCTCAAGAACCACCCCAAAGTGGCCTGGGTGAACTACGCCGGCTTGCCCGACCACGCGTCCAACCCCTTGGTCAAGAAGTACATGGGCGGCAAGGCCTCAGGCATCATCAGCTTCGGGTTGAAGTCAGCCGATGCCATCGCAGCCGGCACGCGCTTCCAGGACGCGCTGCAGCTCTTCACCCGCCTGGTGAACATTGGTGATGCCAAGTCCCTGGCCTGCCATCCGGCGACAACGACCCACCGCCAGCTCAACGCCGAAGAGATGGTCAAGGCCGGCGTCAGCACCGACATGGTTCGCCTGTCCATTGGCATCGAGCACATCGACGACTTGATGGCCGACCTGAACCAGGCGCTGGACCAGGTGTAA
- a CDS encoding 2Fe-2S iron-sulfur cluster-binding protein, with translation MPASPRFHDLPIARVNPEAAGSVAITLAVPPDQRAAFAFKPGQFLTVRAQIDGQDVRRSYSISSAESLLTRQGELTLGIRPVEGGVFSNWAATQLRPGDTLAVMPPDGRFTVHKPRALHRVGFAAGSGITPILSILASTLEGSPDAKFTLVYGNRRMDSVMFNEALQDLKDRYPSRLTLIHVLSRQAQEVPLLEGRIDGDKVRELVASLLPAASMDEVFVCGPEAMIEATEKALLDAGVRADRVHTERFTSPTLEALPAAQRKAVVLGHPATRTDGEVALTVVLDGKPHSLRMNKDEHVLDVALNAGLDLPWSCRGGVCCTCRAKVMEGSVEMTKNFTLEPWETDKGFVLSCQAKPTSNTLVISYDER, from the coding sequence ATGCCCGCTTCACCCCGCTTTCACGACCTGCCCATTGCCCGCGTCAACCCCGAGGCAGCGGGCTCGGTGGCCATCACGCTGGCCGTGCCACCGGACCAGCGCGCTGCCTTTGCCTTCAAACCGGGGCAGTTTTTGACCGTGCGCGCGCAGATCGATGGTCAGGATGTGCGCCGCAGCTATTCGATCAGCAGCGCAGAGAGCCTGCTTACCCGCCAGGGAGAACTCACACTGGGTATTCGGCCGGTGGAAGGCGGTGTGTTTTCGAACTGGGCCGCCACGCAGCTCCGGCCAGGTGACACACTGGCCGTGATGCCGCCCGATGGTCGCTTCACGGTCCACAAACCCCGAGCGCTTCACCGCGTCGGCTTCGCTGCCGGATCCGGCATCACGCCAATTCTGTCCATCCTGGCGAGCACGCTGGAAGGGTCACCCGATGCGAAATTCACTCTGGTCTACGGCAACCGCCGCATGGACAGCGTGATGTTCAACGAAGCCCTGCAAGACCTGAAAGACCGCTACCCCAGCCGTCTGACGCTGATTCACGTGCTCTCCCGGCAAGCGCAGGAGGTGCCGCTGCTCGAAGGGCGCATCGATGGCGACAAGGTGCGCGAACTGGTGGCGTCCCTGCTGCCGGCGGCCAGCATGGACGAGGTCTTTGTCTGCGGGCCGGAAGCCATGATCGAGGCGACGGAAAAAGCACTGCTCGATGCAGGCGTTCGAGCCGACCGGGTGCACACCGAACGCTTCACTTCGCCCACCCTGGAGGCCCTGCCGGCAGCACAGCGCAAAGCAGTGGTGCTCGGCCACCCCGCCACGCGAACCGATGGTGAAGTGGCGCTCACCGTTGTGCTCGACGGCAAGCCGCACAGCTTGCGCATGAACAAAGACGAGCATGTGCTCGATGTTGCCCTCAACGCTGGCCTGGACTTGCCGTGGTCGTGCCGGGGTGGTGTGTGCTGTACCTGCCGTGCCAAGGTCATGGAAGGCAGCGTTGAAATGACCAAAAACTTCACGCTTGAACCCTGGGAAACCGACAAGGGCTTTGTGCTCAGTTGCCAGGCCAAACCCACAAGCAACACGCTGGTGATCAGCTACGACGAGCGCTGA
- the metF gene encoding methylenetetrahydrofolate reductase [NAD(P)H] → MAALPVSIEFFPPKTPEGAEKLRAVRQQLYGLKPQFCSVTYGAGGSTQQGTFDTVGAILAEGVDAASHFSCIGATKATVREELATLKAMGVKRLVALRGDLPSGYGSGGEFHYASDLVAFIREETGHDFHIEVAAYPEIHPQAKSPEADLKAYVEKVNAGADSAITQYFYSSDAYARFVDEAARLGADVPVVPGIMPITGSTQLLRFSDACGAEIPRWIRLRLQAYGDDTASIKAFGLDVVTGLCERLRAVGAPALHFYSMNQSVATLEIARRLQLL, encoded by the coding sequence ATGGCAGCATTGCCCGTCAGTATCGAATTCTTCCCGCCCAAAACGCCTGAAGGCGCCGAAAAGCTGCGCGCGGTGCGCCAGCAGCTTTACGGGCTGAAGCCGCAGTTTTGCTCGGTCACCTACGGTGCCGGCGGTTCCACGCAGCAGGGCACCTTTGACACCGTGGGTGCCATCCTGGCCGAAGGGGTGGACGCGGCTTCGCACTTTTCCTGCATTGGCGCCACCAAAGCCACGGTGCGCGAAGAGCTGGCGACCTTGAAGGCCATGGGTGTCAAGCGCCTGGTGGCCCTGCGCGGCGATTTGCCGAGCGGTTACGGCTCGGGTGGTGAGTTCCATTACGCCAGCGACCTGGTGGCTTTCATCCGCGAAGAAACCGGACACGACTTCCACATCGAAGTGGCGGCCTACCCCGAAATTCACCCTCAGGCCAAATCGCCCGAGGCGGATTTGAAGGCCTACGTGGAAAAGGTGAACGCGGGTGCCGATTCGGCCATCACCCAGTACTTTTACAGCAGCGATGCCTACGCCCGGTTTGTGGACGAGGCCGCCAGGCTGGGCGCGGATGTGCCGGTGGTACCGGGCATCATGCCCATCACCGGGTCCACCCAGCTGCTGCGTTTTTCCGATGCCTGTGGCGCCGAGATCCCGCGCTGGATTCGCCTGCGCCTGCAGGCGTATGGCGATGACACCGCCTCGATCAAGGCCTTCGGACTGGATGTGGTGACCGGGTTATGTGAGCGTTTGCGCGCTGTGGGCGCGCCTGCGCTTCACTTTTACTCGATGAACCAGAGTGTGGCCACGCTGGAAATCGCGCGGCGCTTGCAGCTGCTTTGA
- a CDS encoding alpha/beta hydrolase, which yields MKLLHLAVGLVSAAALGYGAVCAGLYGFQRSLLYFPQPARMDVPSVRLPVPGADLQVSVRPVAGDKALLYFGGNAEDVSGSLPELASLFPEHSIFLMHYRGYGSSSGQPTEAALHSDAQALWDLASQSHSEITLMGRSLGSGIAMRLASQQASTQRLILVTPYDSIAEVAAAHFPWLPVRWLLKDRFDSAALAPELRVPTWVVSAENDEVIAAERTAALVQRFSPGVVRFTQISKAGHNDLQLQPAYPMAIGLAN from the coding sequence ATGAAGCTGCTTCACCTGGCCGTGGGCCTCGTCAGCGCCGCCGCGCTGGGGTATGGCGCTGTGTGTGCCGGGCTGTACGGCTTTCAACGCTCATTGCTGTACTTTCCCCAGCCCGCCCGAATGGATGTTCCAAGCGTGCGCTTGCCGGTGCCCGGCGCTGACCTGCAGGTTTCTGTGCGCCCGGTAGCGGGCGACAAAGCGCTGCTCTATTTCGGGGGCAATGCGGAGGATGTTTCCGGTTCGCTGCCCGAGCTTGCCAGCTTGTTCCCTGAACATTCGATCTTCCTGATGCATTACCGCGGTTACGGCTCCAGCAGTGGCCAACCGACCGAGGCGGCTTTGCACAGCGATGCCCAGGCCCTGTGGGATCTGGCCAGCCAGTCCCATTCAGAAATTACCTTGATGGGCCGCAGTCTGGGCAGTGGCATCGCAATGCGGCTGGCCAGCCAGCAAGCCTCAACCCAGCGACTGATTCTGGTCACACCCTATGACAGCATTGCCGAAGTGGCAGCGGCGCACTTTCCCTGGCTGCCTGTGCGATGGTTGCTGAAAGACCGGTTCGATTCGGCCGCCTTGGCCCCCGAACTGAGGGTGCCAACCTGGGTGGTGTCGGCCGAAAACGATGAGGTGATTGCCGCTGAGCGCACCGCTGCACTGGTTCAGCGGTTTTCACCTGGCGTGGTGCGGTTCACCCAGATTTCCAAGGCCGGGCACAACGACTTGCAGTTGCAGCCAGCTTACCCGATGGCCATCGGCTTGGCGAACTGA
- the ahcY gene encoding adenosylhomocysteinase: MNARIPATLNNDCAIADIGLADWGRKEIKIAETEMPGLMAIREEFAPKQSLKGARITGSLHMTIQTAVLIETLQALGAQVRWASCNIFSTQDHAAAAIAASGTPVFAIKGESLKDYWNYTHNIFEFGAANTEGEGPNMILDDGGDATVLLHLGKRAEKDLSVLDKPGSEEEIIMFAAIKAKLAVDPTWYSRKSAHIMGVTEETTTGVHRLNEMSAKGTLMFRAINVNDSVTKSKFDNLYGCRESLVDGIKRATDVMIAGKVACVAGYGDVGKGSAQALRALSAQVWVTEIDPINALQAAMEGYKVVTMEYAADKADIFVTTTGNKGVIRHEHMAAMKDQAIVCNIGHFDNEIEVASLEKYQWEEIKPQVDHIIFPDGKKIILLAKGRLVNLGCGTGHPSFVMSASFANQTIAQIELFTRPEAYEVGKVYVLPKHLDEKVARLHLKKVGAMLTELTDEQAAYIGVAKTGPYKPDTYRY, translated from the coding sequence ATGAACGCACGTATCCCCGCCACCCTCAACAACGACTGCGCCATTGCCGATATCGGTCTGGCCGACTGGGGCCGCAAAGAAATCAAAATCGCCGAGACGGAAATGCCCGGCTTGATGGCCATCCGCGAAGAATTCGCACCCAAGCAGTCGCTCAAAGGCGCGCGCATCACCGGCTCGCTGCACATGACCATTCAAACGGCTGTGCTGATCGAGACCCTGCAAGCCCTTGGCGCTCAAGTGCGTTGGGCCTCTTGCAACATTTTCTCCACGCAGGACCACGCCGCCGCCGCGATCGCCGCCAGCGGCACGCCGGTGTTCGCCATCAAGGGCGAGTCCCTGAAAGACTACTGGAACTACACCCACAACATCTTTGAATTCGGCGCCGCCAACACCGAAGGCGAAGGCCCCAACATGATTCTGGACGACGGCGGCGATGCCACCGTGCTGCTGCACCTGGGCAAGCGCGCCGAGAAGGACCTGTCGGTGCTGGACAAGCCCGGCAGCGAAGAAGAGATCATCATGTTCGCCGCCATCAAGGCCAAGCTGGCTGTGGACCCCACCTGGTACAGCCGCAAGAGCGCCCACATCATGGGCGTGACCGAAGAGACCACCACTGGTGTGCACCGTCTGAACGAAATGAGCGCCAAGGGCACACTGATGTTCCGCGCCATCAACGTCAACGATTCGGTGACCAAGAGCAAGTTCGACAACCTGTACGGCTGCCGCGAGTCGCTGGTCGACGGCATCAAGCGCGCCACCGACGTGATGATCGCCGGCAAGGTCGCTTGCGTGGCCGGTTACGGCGACGTGGGCAAAGGCTCGGCCCAGGCCCTGCGCGCCTTGAGCGCCCAGGTGTGGGTGACCGAGATCGACCCGATCAACGCCCTGCAAGCCGCCATGGAAGGCTACAAAGTCGTCACCATGGAATATGCCGCCGACAAGGCCGACATCTTCGTGACGACCACCGGCAACAAGGGCGTGATTCGCCACGAGCACATGGCCGCCATGAAAGACCAGGCCATCGTCTGCAACATCGGTCACTTCGACAACGAGATCGAAGTCGCTTCGCTGGAAAAATACCAGTGGGAAGAGATCAAGCCACAGGTGGATCACATCATCTTCCCTGACGGCAAGAAGATCATCTTGCTGGCCAAAGGCCGCCTGGTGAACCTGGGCTGCGGCACGGGCCACCCCAGCTTCGTGATGAGCGCATCGTTTGCCAACCAGACCATCGCCCAGATCGAGCTGTTCACCCGCCCAGAGGCTTACGAAGTCGGCAAGGTCTACGTGTTGCCCAAGCACCTCGATGAAAAAGTCGCGCGTCTGCACCTGAAGAAAGTCGGCGCCATGCTGACCGAACTGACGGACGAACAAGCCGCATACATCGGTGTGGCCAAGACCGGCCCTTACAAGCCCGATACCTACAGGTATTGA
- a CDS encoding DUF3047 domain-containing protein, translating into MRPSTSPCKHHNAHFTQLCIGLIGLVIGLAGCAARPDLADDEVLNASPWAKGTHLPAADRAARWRHQGIGSRPESDYVPTRHAGRPALAATSSQGDSLVRLPVAIDGPHLGQLTFSWFVDRLNPQADLADRHKDDAVARVILQFGGDRSTFSGRDNMLSDLMQTLTGEPLPFATLMYVWDHRYPVGTVIPHARSTRIKTMVIESGDARLGRWVDFERDVTADYQQAFGHPPASFQGVALMTDSNNTKQPASAWYGPLVWQPSIR; encoded by the coding sequence ATGCGACCGAGCACCAGCCCCTGTAAACACCACAATGCGCACTTCACGCAACTCTGCATTGGCCTGATCGGACTGGTGATCGGCCTCGCGGGCTGTGCCGCCCGCCCCGACCTGGCGGATGACGAGGTGCTCAATGCCTCGCCCTGGGCAAAAGGAACACATTTGCCCGCAGCCGATCGCGCCGCCCGGTGGCGCCATCAGGGCATTGGTTCTCGCCCCGAATCGGACTACGTGCCCACCCGACATGCCGGAAGACCTGCATTGGCGGCAACCAGTTCACAGGGAGACAGCCTGGTTCGCCTGCCCGTGGCGATCGATGGTCCGCACCTTGGACAGTTGACGTTTTCATGGTTTGTCGACAGGCTGAATCCACAAGCCGACCTGGCTGACCGACACAAAGACGATGCCGTGGCTCGCGTGATTCTGCAGTTTGGCGGCGATCGATCGACCTTCTCCGGTCGGGACAACATGCTCTCTGACCTCATGCAAACGCTCACGGGTGAGCCCTTGCCTTTCGCCACCTTGATGTATGTCTGGGATCACCGCTACCCGGTCGGCACCGTGATCCCGCATGCGCGCAGCACGCGCATCAAGACCATGGTGATCGAGTCGGGCGATGCAAGGCTGGGCCGTTGGGTCGACTTTGAACGCGACGTCACTGCCGACTATCAACAAGCCTTTGGCCATCCACCCGCAAGCTTCCAGGGTGTGGCCTTGATGACCGACAGCAACAACACCAAGCAGCCAGCCAGCGCATGGTATGGCCCACTGGTTTGGCAGCCATCTATCCGGTAA
- a CDS encoding MFS transporter: MTQPDPAPQRKGPTQAHFGLVAIFGSTFLQLVGYFMLTPLLVLRLKDGGLSTALTGVFVATGWLGVFCMTPFASAMTQRLGRRKALWLSAGVPVLTVAGFVFTDALPLWFACVFIEGMAAGLRWVLAEALVAEFSPPLKRGHNVGLFETMVGMTFVCGPALLVWIGPQSTIALWVVLGLTVTGFWWSLLIPRLPTPPPITPARVGLRGVWHALRAHPLIMTIGFMGGFFESGITSILPLYGLSLGLGAAASAMLVSASGLGSALMMLPAGMLADRMAAHPQQRFGDGLSVRLQIMHVCALITLLATLVIPFVAGTPWLAAPVAFLWGGAGGCLYTMAMIDIGSREQGITLVNSTAVLVLSYTLGGVVAPSFGSAALQWAPTLGFPALLLLVAAPGWWLLRRARSAPTA, from the coding sequence ATGACCCAGCCGGACCCAGCCCCACAACGCAAGGGGCCGACGCAGGCGCACTTCGGGCTGGTGGCCATTTTTGGGTCTACCTTCCTCCAGCTGGTGGGCTATTTCATGCTCACGCCGCTGCTTGTGCTGCGCCTGAAAGACGGCGGACTGTCGACCGCTTTGACCGGCGTGTTCGTGGCCACGGGCTGGCTCGGCGTGTTTTGCATGACCCCTTTCGCCTCGGCCATGACACAGCGGCTGGGTCGCCGCAAGGCCCTGTGGTTGTCCGCCGGTGTGCCTGTGTTGACCGTGGCCGGATTTGTCTTCACCGACGCGTTGCCGCTCTGGTTCGCCTGCGTGTTCATTGAAGGCATGGCCGCCGGGCTTCGCTGGGTGCTGGCGGAAGCCCTGGTGGCCGAGTTTTCGCCACCCTTGAAGCGGGGCCACAACGTGGGGCTTTTTGAAACCATGGTCGGGATGACGTTTGTCTGCGGACCGGCATTGCTGGTCTGGATCGGCCCGCAAAGCACCATCGCGCTGTGGGTGGTGCTGGGTCTGACCGTGACGGGGTTTTGGTGGTCTTTGCTGATTCCGCGCTTGCCCACGCCGCCACCCATTACCCCGGCACGCGTGGGCCTTCGCGGCGTGTGGCACGCACTGCGCGCCCACCCCCTGATCATGACCATCGGTTTCATGGGCGGCTTTTTTGAAAGCGGCATCACCTCGATACTGCCTCTTTACGGGCTGAGTCTGGGACTGGGCGCTGCGGCCTCTGCCATGCTGGTGTCGGCCAGCGGACTGGGCAGCGCCCTGATGATGCTGCCCGCGGGCATGCTGGCTGACCGCATGGCGGCACACCCCCAACAGCGGTTTGGTGACGGCCTGTCGGTTCGGCTGCAGATCATGCACGTGTGTGCTCTGATCACCCTGCTGGCCACACTCGTCATTCCGTTCGTCGCGGGCACCCCCTGGTTGGCCGCCCCGGTGGCATTTCTCTGGGGTGGCGCTGGCGGGTGCCTCTACACCATGGCCATGATCGACATTGGGTCGCGCGAGCAAGGCATCACACTGGTGAACAGCACTGCGGTCCTGGTGTTGTCCTACACGCTGGGTGGTGTGGTGGCGCCTTCCTTCGGATCAGCCGCCTTGCAATGGGCACCCACCCTGGGCTTTCCTGCCCTGTTGTTGCTGGTTGCCGCTCCGGGGTGGTGGTTGCTGAGGCGCGCGAGATCGGCGCCAACCGCCTAG
- a CDS encoding septal ring lytic transglycosylase RlpA family protein, whose amino-acid sequence MIQARWKSLPGVPALSVARHFRRIGWSAVVATLCACANPLDATPEPSAPAAAVLASPSPSVMPAPASSDLPSATRLPEIRPELTASESLSSVPESAPPSDAEGEVIERGRATWYGRKFHGKRTASGELFDMHELTAAHKTLPFGTLVRVRSLRNGREVVVRINDRGPFTKGRVIDLSQAAMKALGLRARGVVRVELLRE is encoded by the coding sequence ATGATTCAAGCACGTTGGAAATCGCTGCCAGGTGTCCCTGCGCTGTCTGTGGCGCGGCATTTCCGTCGGATCGGCTGGTCGGCGGTGGTGGCCACTTTGTGCGCTTGTGCCAATCCGCTGGACGCGACGCCGGAGCCTTCTGCCCCTGCGGCCGCGGTGCTGGCGTCGCCATCGCCATCCGTGATGCCTGCGCCAGCTTCTTCCGATTTGCCATCGGCAACCAGGCTGCCCGAAATTCGTCCAGAGCTCACAGCTTCCGAGTCGCTGTCATCCGTACCCGAATCCGCACCCCCTTCTGACGCGGAAGGTGAGGTGATTGAGCGCGGGCGGGCCACTTGGTACGGCCGAAAATTCCATGGCAAACGCACGGCGAGCGGCGAGCTGTTTGACATGCACGAACTCACGGCCGCCCACAAAACCCTGCCATTCGGCACCTTGGTGCGGGTGCGCAGCCTGCGCAACGGGCGCGAAGTGGTGGTGCGCATCAACGACCGGGGGCCCTTCACCAAGGGCCGGGTGATCGATCTCAGCCAGGCCGCCATGAAGGCCCTGGGATTGCGGGCGCGCGGTGTGGTGCGCGTCGAGTTGCTGCGAGAATGA